The Rhododendron vialii isolate Sample 1 chromosome 8a, ASM3025357v1 genome has a window encoding:
- the LOC131335407 gene encoding protein LURP-one-related 5-like: MRGGAVVENGFTWEEETHLTVLKTSRFFAGDGFTAYDSKGELVFRVDSYGTDISDRGELVLMDASGRCLLTVRRKRPSLHQRWEGYLGERADGQKPIFSVRRSSIIGRSDVTVELYGGGSPGEEYQIEGSFANRCCTIYDAAKELGAEIRRKVDASAHVVLGKDVFSLCLKPGFDGAFAMGLVLILDQINGDGDGDADGVGDGLPSEDSPLSS; encoded by the exons ATGAGAGGAGGGGCCGTCGTGGAAAATGGGTTTACATGGGAAGAAGAGACCCATCTCACTGTCCTCAAGACCTCTCGTTTCTTCGCCGGAGATGGGTTCACCGCCTACGATTCCAAGGGCGAGCTTGTCTTCCGGGTCGACTCGTACGGGACCGATATTAGTGACAGGGGCGAGCTCGTCCTCATGGACGCTTCTGGTCGCTGCCTCCTCACCGTCCGACgaaag AGGCCGAGTCTCCACCAACGTTGGGAAGGATACCTGGGAGAAAGAGCGGACGGTCAGAAACCCATCTTCAGCGTGCGGAGATCCTCAATAATCGGACGGTCGGACGTGACGGTGGAGTTGTACGGCGGCGGCAGCCCGGGCGAGGAGTACCAGATCGAAGGGTCGTTCGCCAACCGATGCTGCACGATCTACGACGCGGCGAAGGAACTGGGGGCCGAGATCCGACGCAAAGTGGATGCCTCGGCCCACGTGGTGCTTGGCAAGGACGTCTTCTCTCTCTGCCTCAAGCCCGGATTCGACGGTGCCTTTGCCATGGGGCTTGTTTTGATTCTTGATCAGATCAACGGTGATGGCGATGGTGATGCTGATGGTGTTGGTGATGGGTTGCCCAGTGAGGATTCTCCTTTGTcgtcttga
- the LOC131335408 gene encoding cucumber peeling cupredoxin-like, whose amino-acid sequence MERNMRMVLALFGVVAAVMLQCAAAQTVHVVGDTSGWIVPQNGAEAYVSWASDKTFVVGDTLIFNFVTNEHDVLQVTKDSYDACTDSNPIGNPITTGPANITLTSAGDHYYICTYGRHCASGQKLTITVSATGTPGAAPPPSTTAAPPPPPSTPSPTSSTTPEACAPEPSATNPTANAPTSSTTPGQVAPPPPDSSSPAVSGGFFVTILSIAMAALF is encoded by the exons ATGGAGAGGAACATGAGAATGGTACTGGCGTTGTTTGGTGTTGTTGCGGCGGTTATGCTACAATGTGCGGCGGCACAAACGGTGCATGTGGTCGGAGACACCTCAGGTTGGATCGTTCCTCAAAATGGTGCAGAAGCCTACGTTTCGTGGGCTTCTGATAAGACCTTCGTTGTCGGTGACACTTTGA TTTTCAACTTCGTAACCAATGAACATGATGTGCTCCAAGTAACAAAAGACTCATACGACGCCTGCACTGACTCCAACCCCATCGGAAACCCAATCACCACCGGTCCGGCCAACATCACTCTCACCTCTGCCGGCGACCACTACTATATCTGCACCTACGGCAGGCACTGCGCGTCTGGTCAGAAGCTCACCATCACCGTCTCCGCCACCGGCACTCCCGGTGCCGCCCCACCACCTTCCACGACtgctgctcctcctcctcctccgtccACGCCTTCTCCCACCTCGAGCACCACCCCTGAAGCTTGTGCTCCGGAGCCGTCGGCCACCAACCCGACTGCCAATGCGCCCACCAGTTCTACCACGCCCGGACAAGTGGCGCCACCGCCTCCGGATTCTTCCTCACCTGCGGTTTCGGGTGGTTTCTTTGTCACCATTTTGAGCATTGCCATGGCAGCCTTGTTTTAG